One window from the genome of Oryza glaberrima chromosome 3, OglaRS2, whole genome shotgun sequence encodes:
- the LOC127765865 gene encoding transcription factor bHLH57-like isoform X1, which yields MERMQLQGPIGSLWAAAAAADQAAASAGAGQMPFLALLQGAMEADGGGGGDGRKRHAAAAAFASCCPCPPVADLDLLESCVTQAAAPPVTAPATRAERRRKRPRPRPRAAPPPEKRKKPEEAENQRMTHIAVERNRRRLMNDHLASLRSLIPSNYIPRGDQATVVGGAIDYVKQLEQQLVALQAAAAERSGVGVVATAATAASDGVFVSPQYTSYSEARGGSGVDVEATAAVGGHVRVRVAGRRWTGRLVRAVAAMEDLRLTVLHLAVTSVGHDAVVYCFNLKMEEGCEMATADEVATVVHQIFAYAGACC from the exons ATGGAGAGGATGCAGCTGCAAGGGCCCATCGGCTCGCTG tgggcggcggcggcggcggcggaccagGCGGCCGCCAGCGCCGGCGCTGGTCAGATGCCGTTTCTCGCGCTGCTCCAGGGCGCCATGGaagcagacggcggcggcggcggcgacgggaggaagaggcacgccgccgccgccgccttcgcgtcgtGCTGCCCCTGTCCACCGGTCGCCGACCTCGACCTGCTCGAGAGCTGCGTcacgcaggcggcggcgccccccgTCACGGCTCCGGCGACCAgggcggagcggaggaggaagaggccgaggccgcgcccgcgcgccgcgccgccgccggagaagcgCAAGAAGCCCGAGGAGGCCGAGAACCAGCGGATGACGCACATCGCCGTGGagcgcaaccgccgccgcctcatgaACGACCACCTCGCCTCCCTCCGATCGCTCATCCCCTCCAACTACATCCCTCGA GGTGACCAGGCGACGGTGGTGGGCGGGGCGATCGACTACGTGAAGCAGCTGGAGCAGCAGCTGGTGgcgctgcaggcggcggcggcggagcggagcggcgtcggcgtggtggcgacggcggccaccgcggcgtCGGACGGCGTGTTCGTGTCCCCGCAGTACACGAGCTACTCCgaagcgcgcggcggcagcggcgtcgacgTGGAGGCGACGGCCGCGGTGGGGGGGCACGTGCGGGTGCGCGTTGCCGGCAGGCGGTGGACCGGGCGGCTcgtgcgcgccgtcgccgccatggaggACCTCCGCCTCACCGTGCTGCACCTCGCCGTCACCTCCGTCGGACATGACGCCGTCGTCTACTGCTTCAACCTCAAG ATGGAGGAAGGATGcgagatggcgacggcggacgaggtggcgacggtggtgcaCCAGATTTTCGCGTACGCCGGAGCATGCTGCTGA
- the LOC127765865 gene encoding transcription factor bHLH57-like isoform X2 gives MEQWAAAAAADQAAASAGAGQMPFLALLQGAMEADGGGGGDGRKRHAAAAAFASCCPCPPVADLDLLESCVTQAAAPPVTAPATRAERRRKRPRPRPRAAPPPEKRKKPEEAENQRMTHIAVERNRRRLMNDHLASLRSLIPSNYIPRGDQATVVGGAIDYVKQLEQQLVALQAAAAERSGVGVVATAATAASDGVFVSPQYTSYSEARGGSGVDVEATAAVGGHVRVRVAGRRWTGRLVRAVAAMEDLRLTVLHLAVTSVGHDAVVYCFNLKMEEGCEMATADEVATVVHQIFAYAGACC, from the exons ATGGAacagtgggcggcggcggcggcggcggaccagGCGGCCGCCAGCGCCGGCGCTGGTCAGATGCCGTTTCTCGCGCTGCTCCAGGGCGCCATGGaagcagacggcggcggcggcggcgacgggaggaagaggcacgccgccgccgccgccttcgcgtcgtGCTGCCCCTGTCCACCGGTCGCCGACCTCGACCTGCTCGAGAGCTGCGTcacgcaggcggcggcgccccccgTCACGGCTCCGGCGACCAgggcggagcggaggaggaagaggccgaggccgcgcccgcgcgccgcgccgccgccggagaagcgCAAGAAGCCCGAGGAGGCCGAGAACCAGCGGATGACGCACATCGCCGTGGagcgcaaccgccgccgcctcatgaACGACCACCTCGCCTCCCTCCGATCGCTCATCCCCTCCAACTACATCCCTCGA GGTGACCAGGCGACGGTGGTGGGCGGGGCGATCGACTACGTGAAGCAGCTGGAGCAGCAGCTGGTGgcgctgcaggcggcggcggcggagcggagcggcgtcggcgtggtggcgacggcggccaccgcggcgtCGGACGGCGTGTTCGTGTCCCCGCAGTACACGAGCTACTCCgaagcgcgcggcggcagcggcgtcgacgTGGAGGCGACGGCCGCGGTGGGGGGGCACGTGCGGGTGCGCGTTGCCGGCAGGCGGTGGACCGGGCGGCTcgtgcgcgccgtcgccgccatggaggACCTCCGCCTCACCGTGCTGCACCTCGCCGTCACCTCCGTCGGACATGACGCCGTCGTCTACTGCTTCAACCTCAAG ATGGAGGAAGGATGcgagatggcgacggcggacgaggtggcgacggtggtgcaCCAGATTTTCGCGTACGCCGGAGCATGCTGCTGA
- the LOC127765681 gene encoding uncharacterized protein LOC127765681 has product MATTSLSLHGIPSPTATKLSSSFLGAPASFLRPTPPPLAAPSRRALAVRAMAPPKPGGKPKKVVGLIKLALEAGKATPAPPVGPALGAKGVNIMSFCKEYNAKTAEKAGYIIPVEITVFDDKSFTFILKTPPASVLLLKAAGIEKGSKEPQREKVGKVTADQVRTIAQEKLPDLNCKSIDSAMRIIAGTAANMGIEVDPPILEKKEKVLL; this is encoded by the exons atggccaccacctccTTGTCCCTGCATGGCATCCCATCCCCCACCGCCACcaagctctcctcctcctttctcgGCGcccccgcctccttcctccggccgacgccgccgccgctcgctgccccCTCGCGGAGGGCGCTCGCCGTCAGGGCCATGGCGCCACCCAAGCCCGGGGGCAAGCCCAAGAAAG TGGTGGGCCTCATAAAGCTGGCGCTGGAGGCCGGGAaggccacgccggcgccgccggtcgGCCCCGCGCTTGGTGCCAAGGGTGTGAACATCATGTCCTTCTGCAAGGAGTACAATGCCAAGACGGCCGAGAAGGCCGGCTACATCATCCCTGTCGAGATCACCGTGTTCGAT GATAAAAGTTTCACCTTTATCTTGAAGACCCCTCCTGCCTCAGTCCTTCTCCTCAAGGCAGCAG GTATCGAGAAAGGTTCAAAAGAACCGCAGCGAGAGAAGGTTGGAAAAGTAACAGCAGATCAAGTACGTACAATAGCTCAAGAGAAGTTGCCAGATTTGAACTGCAAGAGCATTGACTCGGCCATGAGAATTATAGCGGGCACTGCTGCTAATATGGGAATCGAGGTTGACCCTCCAATACTTGAGAAGAAGGAAAAGGTGCTCTTGTAG